In Salmo trutta chromosome 16, fSalTru1.1, whole genome shotgun sequence, a genomic segment contains:
- the ell2 gene encoding RNA polymerase II elongation factor ELL2 isoform X3, with product MAALSVDGRYGLNCGRRNTDQVTVLHVKLTDTAFRALERYQTSKNETSLRPTMQFKGLQGRIKIPRTDSPDGSQNFDFYLSNVGKDNPQGSFECIQQYMSSSGTPHLVSLGVVQDKVTLCTTNDSYQVTRERMTLAEEDGTKVLKPGGQFKGKKVQIRKPAPSGSEPVAERKRSTPINPAKTIRKCLANNPVSQRPYRDRLVHLLALRSYKKLELLARLQRDGVSQKDRSSLGSTLQQVANLNPKDNSYTLKDFVYREVQRDWPGYSEDDRVQVNGILARKLGLPTEPLSSSSPPKDGFPGSPQKCQPELPSHFTDPLMPKKPRISHVTSQGPPAAPTSSSRERRSATKGDNSHHSAAATPKRSSLPARPTTAGPPLNHHPPPSQLPVSHRRRLSHHPGLGSNSNSPSTPEGRGTQDLPLDQSSTCLDPSSSPIATPSPPGRTADRYGSGMPPPASSSHPALTISSSSSSTIIPPPSPSRSKKSKKHKEKGREKERCREGRSITCDGVSPPEVQVEDGQRPRKRHRSKGEERRRPVIPAKSPVCSDEDKKRPVHSTDSSPTVMPDYICKYMAVVSMDQRQTYKDNFNAEYEEYRILHARVEKITRHFTQLDAQCRRLPPGTKEYQEVLEDVVKEYSKVRLP from the exons AATGAAACGTCCTTGCGGCCAACAATGCAATTCAAGGGACTCCAAGGG CGTATTAAGATCCCAAGGACTGACTCTCCAGATGGATCTCAGAACTTTGACTTCTACCTGTCCAACGTGGGCAAGGACAACCCTCAGGGAAGCTTTGAGTGCATCCAACAATATATGTCCAG TTCGGGGACCCCCCACCTGGTGTCCTTGGGGGTGGTTCAAGACAAAGTCACGTTGTGTACCACTAACGACTCCTACCAGGTGACTCGGGAGCGCATGACGCTGGCCGAGGAGGATGGGACCAAAGTCCTCAAGCCTGGAGGCCAGTTCAAAG GTAAGAAAGTCCAGATCCGCAAGCCAGCGCCGTCAGGCTCTGAACCAGTCGCGGAGCGCAAACGCTCCACCCCTATAAACCCAGCCAAGACCATCCGCAAGTGCCTTGCCAACAACCCGGTTTCCCAGCGCCCGTACCGTGACCGCCTTGTTCACCTGCTGGCGTTGCGCTCCTACAAGAAGCTGGAGCTACTGGCCAGGCTGCAGCGGGACGGGGTCAGTCAGAAGGACCGCAGCTCTCTTGGGAGCACCCTGCAACAA GTGGCCAACCTGAACCCCAAAGATAACTCGTACACTCTGAAGGACTTTGTGTACCGTGAGGTGCAGAGGGACTGGCCGGGCTACTCTGAGGATGACCGCGTTCAGGTCAATGGGATTCTGGCCCG GAAACTGGGCCTTCCCACTGAGCCGCTTTCCTCCAGCAGTCCTCCTAAAGATGGCTTCCCAGGCTCCCCACAG AAGTGCCAGCCCGAGTTACCAAGTCACTTCACTGACCCCTTGATGCCCAAGAAGCCCCGCATTTCCCATGTCACCAGCCAAGGGCCACCCGCCGCCCCCACCTCGTCCTCTAGAGAGCGTCGCAGCGCCACGAAGGGGGACAACAGCCACCACAGCGCCGCTGCCACCCCCAAACGCTCATCTCTCCCAGCCAGGCCCACCACGGCTGGCCCGCCCCTCAAccaccacccccctccctcccagctGCCCGTTTCTCATCGCCGTCGTCTGTCTCATCACCCTGGCCTGGGCTCCAACTCCAACTCGCCCAGCACGCCTGAGGGCCGTGGCACCCAGGACCTGCCCCTTGACCAGAGCTCAACCTGCCTGGACCCCTCCTCCTCACCGATAGCCACCCCCAGCCCCCCAGGCAGGACCGCCGACCGCTATGGCTCCGGCATGCCGCCACCAGCCAGCTCCAGCCACCCAGCCCTCACCAtctcctcttcatcatcctctaccattatcccccctccctctcccagcaGAAGCAAGAAGTCAAAGAAGCACAAAGAGAAGGGCAGAGAGAAGGAGCGGTGTAGGGAGGGGCGCAGCATCACATGCGATGGCGTCAGCCCCCCAGAGGTACAGGTTGAGGACGGCCAAAGGCCCAGGAAGAGACACCGCTCCAAGGGGGAGGAAAGGCGAAGGCCAGTCATCCCCGCCAAAAGCCCAGTCTGCTCGGACGAAG ACAAAAAGAGGCCAGTCCACTCCACAGACTCCTCCCCCACTGTGATGCCAGATTACATATG TAAGTACATGGCAGTGGTGTCCATGGACCAGAGGCAGACTTACAAGGACAACTTCAACGCCGAGTATGAGGAGTACCGTATCCTGCATGCCCGTGTGGAGAAGATCACACGCCACTTCACCCAGCTAGACGCTCAGTGCAGGAGGCTGCCGCCTGGCACCAAAGAGTACCAG